One Denticeps clupeoides chromosome 3, fDenClu1.1, whole genome shotgun sequence DNA window includes the following coding sequences:
- the tbx3a gene encoding T-box transcription factor TBX3a, with amino-acid sequence MSLLMRDPVLQGTSMAYHPFLPHRAPEFAMSAMLGHQPPFFPALALPPGGSLSSLPGALGKPIMEQLMGAAESGLHFSSLGHPAAAAHLRPLKTLEPEEEVEDDPKVHLEAKELWELFHKKGTEMVITKSGRRMFPPFKVRCTGLDKKAKYILLMDIVAADDCRYKFHNSRWMVAGKADPEMPKRMYIHPDSPATGEQWMSKVVNFHKLKLTNNISDKHGFTILNSMHKYQPRFHIVRANDILKLPYSTFRTYVFPETDFIAVTAYQNDKITQLKIDHNPFAKGFRDTGNGRREKRKQLALQSIRSYEEQQKKEAGNSDDSSGEQVPFTCFRQAASPAASAAGPPSAKGLTNDFCDSDEDSDDESKDGTVKEGPDSSKISTTTAEEPSPSKCPSPRDKSPATAISSTTRSADEPAKDAGFPPLGAHAHSHADGGGGGAHLSAPHVHGFGFAPGLAGQQFFGHLGGAHPFLLHPGHFSNMGPLLAAAVSSGGVSAMDTAGMAAPAQGLPGGPGLPFHLQQHVLASQGLAMSPFGSLFPYPYTYMAAAAAASSAASSSVHRHPFLNAVRPRLRYSPYSVPMSVPDSTLLTTTMPSMVSATMELKGDVLATSPVSATLDSTSEVTSRSSTISSGSVSLSPKTCSEKDSSSELQSIQRLVSGLDSKQDRARSVSP; translated from the exons ATGAGCCTCCTGATGAGAGATCCAGTCCTGCAGGGAACGAGCATGGCATACCACCCGTTCTTACCTCACCGGGCCCCGGAGTTCGCCATGAGCGCGATGCTGGGCCACCAGCCGCCCTTCTTCCCGGCCCTCGCGCTGCCGCCCGGCGGGTCGCTGTCGTCGCTGCCCGGCGCGCTCGGCAAGCCGATCATGGAGCAGCTGATGGGCGCCGCCGAGAGCGGCCTGCACTTCTCCTCGCTGGGACACCCGGCGGCCGCGGCCCACCTCCGGCCCCTGAAGACGCTGGAGCCCGAGGAGGAGGTCGAGGACGACCCCAAAGTTCACCTGGAGGCGAAGGAGCTGTGGGAGCTGTTCCACAAGAAAGGGACGGAAATGGTGATCACCAAGTCGGGGAG GCGCATGTTCCCCCCGTTTAAAGTGAGGTGCACGGGCCTGGACAAGAAAGCCAAGTACATCCTGCTGATGGACATCGTGGCGGCGGACGACTGCAGGTACAAGTTCCACAACTCGCGCTGGATGGTGGCGGGCAAGGCTGACCCCGAAATGCCAAAGAGGATGTACATCCACCCGGACAGTCCCGCCACGGGCGAGCAGTGGATGTCCAAGGTGGTCAACTTCCACAAGCTCAAGCTGACGAACAACATCTCGGATAAGCACGGATTC ACCATCTTGAACTCCATGCACAAGTACCAGCCGCGGTTTCACATCGTGCGGGCGAACGACATTCTGAAGTTACCGTACAGCACGTTCAGGACGTACGTCTTCCCGGAAACGGATTTCATAGCAGTCACCGCGTATCAGAACGACAAG ATAACCCAGCTGAAAATCGACCACAACCCCTTCGCTAAAGGCTTCCGCGACACGGGCAACGGACGTCGAGAGAAGAG GAAACAGTTGGCCCTGCAGTCCATTCGCTCTTATgaggagcagcagaagaagGAGGCCGGGAACTCGGACGACTCCTCCGGGGAGCAGGTCCCGTTCACCTGCTTCCGCCAGGCCGCCTCTCCCGCCGCGTCCGCGGCCGGACCGCCGAGCGCGAAGGGCCTGACAAACG ATTTCTGCGACAGCGACGAAGACAGCGACGACGAGAGCAAAGACGGGACCGTCAAGGAGGGTCCGGACTCGAGCAAGATCTCCACCACGACCGCCGAGGAGCCCAGCCCCTCCAAGTGCCCGTCGCCGCGGGACAAGAGCCCCGCCACCgccatctccagcaccacccgCTCTGCCGACGAGCCCGCCAAGGACGCCGGTTTCCCGCCGCTCGGCGCGCACGCGCACTCGCACGcggacggcggcggcggcggcgcgcaccTGAGCGCGCCCCACGTGCACGGCTTCGGCTTCGCGCCGGGCCTCGCGGGCCAGCAGTTCTTCGGCCACCTGGGCGGGGCGCACCCCTTCCTGCTGCACCCGGGCCACTTCTCCAACATGGGGCCCCTGCTGGCCGCCGCCGTGTCCTCCGGAGGGGTGAGCGCCATGGACACGGCCGGCATGGCGGCGCCGGCGCAAGGCCTGCCGGGAGGCCCGGGGCTGCCCTTCCATCTGCAGCAGCACGTCCTGGCGTCGCAG GGTCTCGCTATGTCTCCGTTTGGAAGCCTCTTTCCCTACCCCTACACCTACATGGCGGCCGCTGCAGCCGCCTCCTCCGCAGCCTCCTCGTCCGTCCACCGGCACCCGTTTCTGAACGCGGTGCGGCCCCGGCTCAGGTACAGCCCCTACTCTGTCCCCATGAGTGTCCCGGACAGCACTTTGCTCACCACCACCATGCCGTCCATGGTGAGCGCCACGATGGAGCTGAAGGGCGACGTCTTGGCCACGAGTCCCGTTTCGGCCACTCTAGACTCGACCTCGGAGGTCACCAGCAGGTCCTCCACGATATCGTCAGGCTCGGTGTCTCTGTCCCCAAAAACTTGTTCAGAGAAAGACTCCAGCAGCGAGCTACAGAGCATCCAGCGCCTGGTGAGTGGACTGGACTCGAAACAGGACAGAGCGCGGAGTGTGTCCCCCTGA